TCAACTGCTGAATGTTCAGGCGTTTCCTCAACTTCAATGGTATTGCATGAAATTTCTCGAGGTTTCTCGTCAACTAGTTGTTCAGGTGTCCCTTCAACTGCTGGTTTGCTAGGTTTCTCTGGTTCTTCGAGTTTCTCCTCAATTTTTGGTTCTTCGGGTTTCTCCTCGATGGCAAGTTCTTCCCGTTTCTCTTCAACTGTCGATTCCTTGAGTTTCTCTTCAACTGCTGAATCTTCGGGTTTTTCCTCAATTTCAGCAAAATCATTGTCGGTATTGCATGAAATTTCATTGCCAGTCTTATCATTTGAGTCCACAACATGCTTATTCTGCTAGAAGAAAGTTTCACTTAATTTTTCAATAGATAAGCAGATGTGAATTCATTGCACATACATAACTATTAGGATGGACAACTTTGTGACAGTGTTTGATCCTCACCTTTTCGAGGGGCGTTACCTTTTCAGCTGCTGCTTTCTCTAGTTTCTCTTCAACAACTACTTCTTCATGTTTCTCTTCAGCTACTTGTTTGTCAGGTGTTTCTTCCCGTGCTGGTTTATCAACTGTTTCTTCCCCTGCAACTGGTTCGTCAAGCTTTTCTTCAACTACTAATTTTTCAGGTGTCTCCTCAACCATTAGTTCTTCGAATTTCTCCGATACAACTGGTTCTTTAGGTTTCTCTTTCAGTGCTAGTtcctcatattttttttctattactaTTTCTTCATGTTTTTCCTCAACAGCTGAATAGTCAGAAACATCACTGTTGTCGTTGCACAGAATTTCACCATTAATCTTGTCTGTTGAGTGACTTGAGTCCGTATCTGGCATATTCTACAAGAAGAATTTAAAGATTCACTAAGACTTTTAATAGATAAGTAGATGCAAATTCCTTGCATGTAGAGAGCTGATAGGATGGTAAACTCTGCGACAGTGCTCGATTACCTTTTCCAAGAGAGTCACCGTTTCAACTGCTTGTTTTTCAGATTTCTGTTCAATAGCTAGTTCTTCCGGTGTCTCTTCAACTGCTGGTTTGTTGGGTTTCTCTTCAACTGTTAGGTCTTCAGGTGTTTCCGCTCTTGCTTGCTCTTCAAGTGTTTCTTCAATTGCCAATTTTTGAAGTTTCTCATTTATAACTGGTTCTTCAGGTTTATCCTCAACAATTGGTTCCTCATGTTTTTCCTCAACCATTGGTTCTTCAGTTTTTTCCTCAACTGCTGGATAGTCAGCAACATCAATGTTGGTATTGCATGGAGTTTCAGTGTCAGTCTTCCCGTTTGAATCTATAGCTGACATATCCTGcaagaaaaatttaaagttttactTAGTCTTCCAATAGATAAACATATGTGAATTGTTGCACATACATAACTAATAGTACAGTTAAAGCTTGTGATTGTACTTGATCCTTACCTCTTCCAACAAAGTTACCTTTTCAGGTTTCTCTTCGATTACTAGTTTCTCAAGGTTCTTTTCATCTGCTAGATCTTCAGGTGTTTCTTCAACTACAGGTTCTTCAGATTTCTCTTCAACTGTTGGTTCTTCAAGTTTCTCCTCGAAAACTTGttcttcagtttttttttcCACAGCCGGTTCTTCAGGTTTCTCTGTCACTGCTGGTTCATCAGTTTTTTCATTAACCGCTGGTTCTTCACGTTTCTCTTCAATCActtgtttttcatgtttttctttAACTACCTGTACTTCAGCTTTATCTTCAACTGTTGGATAGTAAGCAACATCGTTGTTTGAATTGCCTAGAATTTCACTGTCAATCTTGTCCTTTGAGTCTACAATTGGCATATTCTGCAAGAGAagttcaaaaattcaatttaatCTTCCAATAGATTGGCATATGTGAGTTCGTTGCACATATAAAGCTATTAGAATGGATAAACTTTGTGACATTGTTTTATCCTCACCTTCTCTAGGAGAGTTTCCATTTCTggtttctcctcttcaattgCTGGTTTGTCATGTTTCTCTTCAACAGCTATCTCTTCAGAGGTCTCTTCAACCATTGGTTCTTCAGGTTTCTCTTCAAGTGGTAGTTCTTCAGGTGTTTCCTCCCCTGCTAGCTCTTCATGTGTTTCTTTAGTTGTTGgttcttcaagtttctcttCAACAGTTGGTTCTTTAGGTTTCTCTTCAACTGGTTCTTCAGATTTCTCCTCAATTGTTGGTTCTTCAGGTTTCTCCATAATTGCTGGTATATCAAGTTTCTCTTCAATAACCGGTTTTTCCACAGCTGCTGGTTTTTCAGGGTTTTTCTCATCTTCTAGAAAGTGAGCAGCATCGTTGCTAGTATTGCAGGGAATTTTATTGTCAGTTTTTTCCTTCGAGTCTGCAACTAGCAAATTCTGTAAGAAGAATTTTAAGTTTCACTTAGTCTTTCAGTAGATAAGCAGATGTAAATTGTTGTACATACATAACTAATAGGACAGATAAACTTTATGACAGTGCTTGACCCTTGCCTTATCCAAAAGAGTTACCTTTTCTGGTTTCTCCTCTTCACTTGTTGGTTCTTCAGGTTTCACCTCTTCAACTGCTGGCTCTTCAGGTTTTTCTTCACATGCTAGTTCATTAGGTGTTTCTTCCCGTGTTGATTCTTTGGGTGTCTCTTCAGTTACTGTCTTTTCAGGTTTCTCTTCAACCTTTGGTTCTTCAAGTTTCTCCTCAGCCGATGGTTCTTCAAATTTCTCCTCCACAGTTGGTTTTTCACGTTCTTCTTCAACTGCCAGTTCTTCAAGTTTTTTCTCAACCGCTGGTTCTTCAGGCTTCTCCATAACAGCCAATACTTCAGATTTTTCTTCAATCATTGTTTCATCATGTTCTTTTTCAACTACTAGTTCTTGAGGTTTTTCCTCGACTGATTCATAGTCAGCAATATCATTGTTGGTATTGCAAGGAATTGCATTATCTATCTTGTCCTTTGGGTCTTCCATTGGGAAATTCTGCAAGAAATTTAGAGTTCTACTTAGTATTTAAATAGATAAACATATGTAAATTCGTTGCACATATAAAGCCTAATTTGATGAATAAACTTTGTGACAATATTTAATCCTGACCTTCTCTAGAAGAGCTTCTGTTTCAGGTTTCTCCTCTTCAACAATTAGTTCTTTAGGTGTCTTTTCAACCGTTGGTTCTTCAGTTTTCTCTTCAAGTGCTAATTCTTCAGGTGTTTCCTCCCCTTCTAGCTCTTCAGGTGTTTCTTCAGCCACTGGTTCTTGAGGTTCCTCCTCAACCACTGGTTCTTCAGGTTTCTCCTTAACCGCTGGTACATCAAGTTTCTCTTCAATAGTTGGTTCTTCAGGTTTTTCTTCAACTACTGACTCTTCAAGATTTTCCTCAACTTGTGGAGGGTGAGCAACATCATTATTGGTATTGCATGGAGTTTCACTGCCAGTTTTGTCGTTTGAGTCTACAACTATCATATTCTGCGAAAGAATTTAATGTTTCACTTAGTCTATCAATGAAGAAGCAGATGTGAATCATTGCACATACATAACTAATAAGATGGATAAACTTTGTGACAGTGCTTGACCCTCACCTTTTCCAAAAGAGCTACCTTTTTGGATGTCTCCTCTTCAAGTGCTGGTTTCTCTTCAAATAATAGTTCGTTAGGTGTTTCTTCCCGTTTTGGTTCTTCAGGTGCTTCTTCAGTTATTGGTTTTGCAGCTTTCTCCTCAATTGTCTCCTCAACCAATGGTTCTTTAAGCTTCTCTTCCATTGTTGTTTCTTTAGGTTTCTCTTCAATTGCCGGTGGTTCAGGTTTTTTCTCATCCACTGGTTCTTCTGGCTTCTCTGAAACCGCTGTTTCTTCTGATTTCTCTTCAATTGCTTGTTCTTCATGTTTTTTTTCAACTACTGGCTCTTCAGTTTTTTCCTCAACTGATGCATAGTCAGCAATGTCGTTGTTGGTATTGCATGGAATTGCATTGTCTGTCTTGTCCTTTGAGTTTACAATTGACAAATTATGCAAGAAAAGTTTAAGTTTCATTTAGTCTTTCAACAGATAAACTTATGTAAATTCGTTGCACATATAAAGCTAATATGATGGATAGTTTTTATGACAGTGTTTATTTGTCACCTTCTCCTGAAGAGCTTCCGTTTCAGGTTCTTCCTCTTCAATTGCTggtttttcatctttcttttcaaCAACTAGTTCTTCAGATGTGTCTTCAACTGTTGGTTCTTCAGGTTTCTCTTCAAGAGCTAGTTCTTCAGGTGTTTCCTCCCCTGCAAGCTCTTCAGGTGTTTCTATAGTCGCCGGTTCTTCAGGTTTCTCTGTAATTGCTAGTTCAGGTTTCTCCTCAACTGGTACTTCAGATTTCTCCTCAAATGTTGGTTCTTCAGGTTTCTCCTTAATAGCTGGTACACCAGGTTTCTCTTCAATGAGTGGTTCTTCAGTTTTTTCTTCAACTGCCGATTCTTCAGGATTTTCCTCACTGTCTGGAGAGTGTGCAACATCATTATTGGTATTGCATGGGATTTCACTGCCAGTTTTTTCGTTCGAGTCTACAATTAGCATATTCTGCAAAAAGAATTTAATGTTTCACTTAGCCTTTCAATAAAGATGCAGATGTGAATCATAGTACATACATAACTAACAAAATGGATAAACTTTGTGATAGTGCTTGACCCTTACCTTTTCCAAAAGAGTTACCTTTTCAGGTTTCTCCTCTTCCATGGCTGGTTCTTCATGTATCTCTTCAAATGCTAGTTCCTTAGGTGTTTCTTCAATTACTTGTTTTTCAGGTTTCTCCTCAATTTTTGGTTCTTTGATTGTCTCCTCAACTGATGGTACTTCAAGCTTTTCTCCCACGGTTGGTTTTTCAGGTTTCTCTTCAACTGTCGGTTGTTCAGGTATTTTCTCAACCGCTGGTTCTTCTGGTTTCCCCGAAACCCTTGATTCTTTagatttttcttcaattgcTGATTCTTCAGATATCTCTTCAACTATTGGTTCTTCAGTTTTTTCCTCAACTGATGCATAGTCAGCAATGTCATTGTTGGTATTGCATGGAATTGCATTGTCTATTGTGTTCTTTGAGTTTACAATTGGAAAATTCTGCAAGAAAATTTAAAGTTTCATTTAGTCTTTCAATAGATAAACATGTAAATGCGTTGCACATATAAAGCTAATATGTTGAATAAACTTTGTGAGTGTTAATTCTCACCTTCTCTTTAAGAGCTTCCATTTCAGGTTCCTCCTCTTCAATTGCAGGTTTTTCAACTTTCTCTTCAACAACTAGCTCTTCAGATGTATCTTCAACCGTTGGTTCTTCAGGTTTCTCTTCAAGTGCTAGTTCTTCAGGTGTTTCTATAGCTGCCGGTTCTTGAGGTTTCTCTTCAGTCGCCGGTTCTTGAGGTTTCTCCTCAGCTGGTACTTCAGATTTCTCCTCAAATGTTGGTTCTTCAGGTTTCTCCTCAACTGCTGGTACATCAGGTTTCTCTTCAATGACtagttcttcattttttatttcatctgCCGGTTCTTCAGGATTTTCCTCAATGTCTGGAGAGTGAGCAACATCATTATTGGTATTGCATGGAATTTCACTGCCAGTTTTGGTGTTCGAGTCTACAATTAGCATATTCTGCAAAAAGACTTTAATGTTTCACTTAGCCTTTCAAAAGAAGAGCATGTGAATCACTGTACATGCATAACTAACAAAATGGATAAACTTTGTGATAGTACTTGACCCTTACCTTTTCCAAAAGAGTTACCTTTTCAGGTTTCTCCTCTTTCATTGCTGACTCTTTATGTATCTCTTCTAATGCTAGTTCCTTGGGTGTTTCTTCAGTTACTTGTTTATCAGGTTTCTCCTCAATTTTTAGTTCTTTGATCGTCTCCTCAACTGATGGTTCTTCAAGCTTTTCTCCCACTGTTGGTGTTTCAGGTTTCTCTTCGATTGTCGGTTGTTCAGGTATTTTCTCAACCGGTGGTTCTTCTGGTTTCTCCAAAACCCTTGATTCTTCAGATTTCTCTTCAATAGCTGATTCTTCAGATATCTCTTCTACTTCTGGTTCTTCAGTATTTTCCTCAGCTGATGCATAGTCAGCAATGTCATTGTTGGTATTGCATGGAATTGCATTGTCTGTTGTGTTCTTTGAGTTTACAATTGGCAAATTCTGCAAGAAAATTTGAAGTTCCATTTAGTCTTTCAATGGATGAAACATATTTAAATTCATTGCACTTATAAAGTTAATATGCTGAATAAACTTTGTGACAGTGTTAATTGTCACCTTCTCCTGAAGAGCTTCCATTTCAGGTTCCTCCTCTTCAATTGCTGGTTTTTCATCTTTCTCTTCAACAACTAGCTCTTCAGATGTATCTTCTACTGTTAGTTCTTCAGGTTTCCCTTCAAGTGCTAGTTCTTCAGCTGTTTCTATAGCTGCCGGTTTTTCAGGTTTCTCTTCAGTCGCTGGTTCTTGAGGTTTCTCCTCAGCTGGTACTTCAGATTTCTCCTCAAATTTTGGTTCTTCAGGTTTCTCCTCAACTGCTGGTACATCAGGTTTCTCTTCAATGACTggttcttcattttttatttcaactgCCGATTCTTCAGGATTTTCCTTGATGTCTGGAGAGTGAGCAACATCATTATTGGTATTGCATGGAATTTCACTGCCAGTTTTGGTGTTCGAGTCTACAATTAGCATATCCTGCAAAAGGAATTTAATGTTTCACCTAGCCTTTCAAAAAAAGAGCATGTGAATCACAGTACATGCATAACTAACAAAATGGATAAACTTTGTTATTATACTTGACCCTTACCTTTTCCGAAAGAGTTACCTTTTCATGTTTCTCCTCTTCAACGGTTGGTTCGTCATGTTTCTCTTCAAATGATAGTTCCTTAGTTGTTCCTTCAGGTTTCTCCTCAATTGTTGGTTCTTTGGTTGTCTCTCCAACCAATGGTTCTTCAAGCTTTTCTCCTCCAACTGTTGGGTTTTCAGGTTTCTCTTCAATTGTCGGCTGTTTAGGTATTTTCTCAACCTCTGGTTCTTCTGGTTTCTCCAAAACCCTTGATTCTTCAGATTTCTCTTCAATAGCTGATTCTTCAGATTTCTCTTCAACTACTGGTTCTTCAGTTTTTTCCTCAACTAATGCATAGTTAGCAATGTCATTGTTGGTATTGCATGGAATTGCATTGTCTGTATTGTCCTCTGCGTTTACAATCGGCAATTTCTGCAAGAAAATTTAAAGTTTCATTTTGTCTTTAAATAgataaacatatattaattCGTTGCACTTATAATGTTAATATGCTGAATAAACTTTGTGACAGTGTCAATTGTCACCTTCTCCTGAAGAGCATCCGTTTCAGGTTCCTCCTCTTTAATTGCTGGTTTTTCATCTTTCTCTTCAACAACTAGCTCTTCAGATGTATCTTCAACTGTTAGTTCTTCAGGTTTCCCTTCAAGTGCTAGTTCTTCAGCTGTTTCTATAGCTGCCTGTTTTTCAGGTTTCTCTTCAGTCGCCGGTTCTTGAGGTTTCTCTTCAGCTGGTACTTCAGATTTCTCCTCAAATTTTGGTTCTTCAGGTTTCTCCTTAACTGCTGGTACATCAGGTTTCTCTTCAATGACTggttcttcattttttatttcaactgCCGATTCTTCAGGATTTTCCTTGATGTCTGGAGAGTGAGCAACATCATTATTGGTATTGCATGGAATTTCACTGCCAGTTTTGGTGTTCGAGTCTACAATTAGCATATCCTGCAAAAAGAATTTAATGTTTCACCTAGCCTTTCAAAAAAAGAGCATGTGAATCACAGTACATGCATAACTAACAAAATGGATAAACTTTGTTATTATACTTGACCCTTACTTTTTCCAAAAGAGTTACCTTTTcaagtttctcctcttctacGGTTGGTTCGTCATGTTTCTCTTCAAATGATAGTTCCTTGGGTGTTTCTTCAGTTACTGTTTTTTCAGGTTTCTCCTCAATTGTTGGTTCTTTGGTTGTCTCTCCAACCAATGGTTCTTCAAGCTTTTCTCCTCCAACTGTTGGGTTTTCAGGTTTCTCTTCAATTGTCGGCTGTTTAGGTATTTTCTCAACCTCTGGTTCTTCTGGTTTCTCCAAAACCCTTGATTCTTCAGATTTCTCTTCAATAGCTGATTCTTCAGATTTCTCTTCAACTACTGGTTCTTCAGTTTTTTCCTCAACTAATGCATAGTTAGCAATGTCATTGTTGGTATTGCATGGAATTGCATTGTCTGTATTGTCCTCTGCGTTTACAATCGGCAATTTCTGCAAGAAAATTTAAAGTTTCATTTTGTCTTTAAATAgataaacatatattaattCGTTGCACATATAAAGCTTATATGGTGGATTAACTTTGTGACAGTATTTAATCCTCACCTTCTCCTGAAGAGCTTTCCTAACAAGTTCCTTCTCTTCAATAGCTGTTTCTTCATCTTTCTCTTCAAGAACTAGTTCTTCAGGTGTCTCTTCAAGTGCTAGTTCTTCAGGTGCTTCCTCCTTTGTTAGCTCTTCAACTGTTTCTTTAGCTGCCGCTTCTTCAGGTCTCTCTTTAGACGCCGGTTCTTGAGGTTTCTCCTCAACTAGTACTTCAGATTTCTCCTCAAATGTTGGTTCTTCAGGTTTCTCCTTAACTGCTGGTACACCAGGTTTCTGTTCAATGACTGATTCTTCAGTTTTTTCTTCAACTGCCGATTCTTCAGGATTTTCCTCAATGTCTGGAAAGTGAGCAACATCATTACCGGTATTGCATGGAATTTCACTACCAGTTTTGTCGTTCAAGTCTACAATTAGCATATTCTGCAAAATGAAGTTAATGTTTACTTTGCCTTCCAATAAAGAAGCAGATGTTAATCACAGTACATACATGACTAACAAAATGGATAAACTTTGTGATAGTGCTTGACCCTTACTTTTTCAGGTTTCTCCTCTTCAACGGCTGGTTCTTCATGTTTCTCTCCAACTGCTGGTTTTTCAGGTTTCTCTTCAACTGTCGGTTCAGTTTTTTTCTCAACCACTAGTTCTTCAAGCTTCTCCGAAACAACTGATTCTTCAGATTTATCTTCAATTGCTAATTCTTCATGTGTTTTTCCAACTGCTGGTTCGTCAGGTTTTTCCTCAACTGATGCATAGTTAGCAATATCATTATTGGTGGTATTGCATGGAATTGCATTGTCTATCCTGTCCTTTGAGTCTACAATTGGCAAATTCTGCAAGAAAATTGAAGTTTCACTTAGTCTTTTGACAGATAAACAGATGTAAATTCATTGCACATATAAAGCTAATATGATGGATAGACTTTGTGGTAAGTGTTTAATCTTCACCTTCTCCAGAAGCCCTTCTGTTAAAggtttctcctcctccattacTGCTGGTTTTTCAGGTATGTCTTCAACCATTGGTTCTTCAGGTTTCTCTTCAAATGCTAGTTCTTCATGTGTTTCCTCCCCTGCTAGCTCTTCATGTGTTTCTTTCGCTGTCCGTTCCTTAGGTTTCTCTTCAGCCGCTGGTTCTTCAGGTTTCTCCTCAACCATTGGTTCTTCAGGTTTCTCTTTAATCTCTGATCCATCACGTTTCTCTTCAAAAATTGGGTTTTCTGGTTTTTCTTCAACTGCTGGTTCTTCGGTTATTTTCTCAGTTTTTGGATAGTGAGCAGCATCGTTGTTGGTATTGCATAGAATATCACTATCAGTGTTGTCCTTAGAGTCTACAACTAGCATTTTCTGCAAGAAGAATTTAAAGTTTCTCTTAGTCTTTCAAGAGATAACCAGAAATGAATTGTTGGACATACATAACTAATAGGATGGATAAACT
The Solanum stenotomum isolate F172 chromosome 12, ASM1918654v1, whole genome shotgun sequence DNA segment above includes these coding regions:
- the LOC125848885 gene encoding uncharacterized protein LOC125848885 isoform X3 codes for the protein MEDDAEIPENKSIKEDNLLGEVYAISDKLKLEKDKRDQSLSEFEGTSEVENVKDLIKGNYGTTEGEKFYASPLVSKAVEENGSSVEVHVSVDTPNKSDEQMSGSSFHLGEKEEDKRVEIVSAGTQNPSEESETSCEMNNVEKNTSIPLTVRGDVSSAKYKTEGTDTGAIKSPGDTKDEKAVKDENDYNGDRNIFISPKSECQRGEDEKKETGDGEGARNVLVNSFVDVVEETRSDYAESDTSAKHGDNSIEKGNQDVADHPAVEEKTEELEVEEKHEKPIIEEKTKEPIVTEKHAEPAVEEKPEEPAVEVKTEEPVVQEKPEETEVQEKFEKTEVEEKPEELVVEETPKEPTQEKTSEELEFEEKPEKVTFLEKKIQVVDSNDKSENELPCNTNNDAANFAEFEEPAVEEKPEKLEKPDLPMVREKREEPMVEEKSEESFEEKTRKPEAGEKPEEPTAKETPEELAEEEMPEELALEEKPREPTVEETLEELDVEEKAEKKAIEEEKPETEALQENNSPIEKSKNKTDNAIQCNTNNAIADYESVEEKTEEPVVENKHEEPAIEERSEESVVMKKPEQPAVEEKSEKPVAREELEEPSIEETLEEPAVEDKPEKPVTEEAPEEPTQEETPNEQAFEEKPENPITEEAPEEPTQEETQNKLAFEEKPAVEEEKPKKVSLLEKKMLVVDSKDNTDSDILCNTNNDAAHYPKTEKITEEPAVEEKPENPIFEEKRDGSEIKEKPEEPMVEEKPEEPAAEEKPKERTAKETHEELAGEETHEELAFEEKPEEPMVEDIPEKPAVMEEEKPLTEGLLEKNLPIVDSKDRIDNAIPCNTTNNDIANYASVEEKPDEPAVGKTHEELAIEDKSEESVVSEKLEELVVEKKTEPTVEEKPEKPAVGEKHEEPAVEEEKPEKNMLIVDLNDKTGSEIPCNTGNDVAHFPDIEENPEESAVEEKTEESVIEQKPGVPAVKEKPEEPTFEEKSEVLVEEKPQEPASKERPEEAAAKETVEELTKEEAPEELALEETPEELVLEEKDEETAIEEKELVRKALQEKKLPIVNAEDNTDNAIPCNTNNDIANYALVEEKTEEPVVEEKSEESAIEEKSEESRVLEKPEEPEVEKIPKQPTIEEKPENPTVGGEKLEEPLVGETTKEPTIEEKPEKTVTEETPKELSFEEKHDEPTVEEEKLEKVTLLEKDMLIVDSNTKTGSEIPCNTNNDVAHSPDIKENPEESAVEIKNEEPVIEEKPDVPAVEEKPEEPKFEEKSEVPAEEKPQEPATEEKPEKPAAIETAEELALEGKPEELTVEDTSEELVVEEKDEKPAIEEEEPEMEALQEKNLPIVNSKNTTDNAIPCNTNNDIADYASAEENTEEPEVEEISEESAIEEKSEESRVLEKPEEPPVEKIPEQPTIEEKPETPTVGEKLEEPSVEETIKELKIEEKPDKQVTEETPKELALEEIHKESAMKEEKPEKVTLLEKNMLIVDSNTKTGSEIPCNTNNDVAHSPDIEENPEEPADEIKNEELVIEEKPDVPAVEEKPEEPTFEEKSEVPAEEKPQEPATEEKPQEPAAIETPEELALEEKPEEPTVEDTSEELVVEEKVEKPAIEEEEPEMEALKEKNFPIVNSKNTIDNAIPCNTNNDIADYASVEEKTEEPIVEEISEESAIEEKSKESRVSGKPEEPAVEKIPEQPTVEEKPEKPTVGEKLEVPSVEETIKEPKIEEKPEKQVIEETPKELAFEEIHEEPAMEEEKPEKVTLLEKNMLIVDSNEKTGSEIPCNTNNDVAHSPDSEENPEESAVEEKTEEPLIEEKPGVPAIKEKPEEPTFEEKSEVPVEEKPELAITEKPEEPATIETPEELAGEETPEELALEEKPEEPTVEDTSEELVVEKKDEKPAIEEEEPETEALQEKDKTDNAIPCNTNNDIADYASVEEKTEEPVVEKKHEEQAIEEKSEETAVSEKPEEPVDEKKPEPPAIEEKPKETTMEEKLKEPLVEETIEEKAAKPITEEAPEEPKREETPNELLFEEKPALEEETSKKVALLEKNMIVVDSNDKTGSETPCNTNNDVAHPPQVEENLEESVVEEKPEEPTIEEKLDVPAVKEKPEEPVVEEEPQEPVAEETPEELEGEETPEELALEEKTEEPTVEKTPKELIVEEEKPETEALLEKNFPMEDPKDKIDNAIPCNTNNDIADYESVEEKPQELVVEKEHDETMIEEKSEVLAVMEKPEEPAVEKKLEELAVEEEREKPTVEEKFEEPSAEEKLEEPKVEEKPEKTVTEETPKESTREETPNELACEEKPEEPAVEEVKPEEPTSEEEKPEKVTLLDKNLLVADSKEKTDNKIPCNTSNDAAHFLEDEKNPEKPAAVEKPVIEEKLDIPAIMEKPEEPTIEEKSEEPVEEKPKEPTVEEKLEEPTTKETHEELAGEETPEELPLEEKPEEPMVEETSEEIAVEEKHDKPAIEEEKPEMETLLEKNMPIVDSKDKIDSEILGNSNNDVAYYPTVEDKAEVQVVKEKHEKQVIEEKREEPAVNEKTDEPAVTEKPEEPAVEKKTEEQVFEEKLEEPTVEEKSEEPVVEETPEDLADEKNLEKLVIEEKPEKVTLLEEDMSAIDSNGKTDTETPCNTNIDVADYPAVEEKTEEPMVEEKHEEPIVEDKPEEPVINEKLQKLAIEETLEEQARAETPEDLTVEEKPNKPAVEETPEELAIEQKSEKQAVETVTLLEKNMPDTDSSHSTDKINGEILCNDNSDVSDYSAVEEKHEEIVIEKKYEELALKEKPKEPVVSEKFEELMVEETPEKLVVEEKLDEPVAGEETVDKPAREETPDKQVAEEKHEEVVVEEKLEKAAAEKVTPLEKNKHVVDSNDKTGNEISCNTDNDFAEIEEKPEDSAVEEKLKESTVEEKREELAIEEKPEEPKIEEKLEEPEKPSKPAVEGTPEQLVDEKPREISCNTIEVEETPEHSAVEEKPVEPTVEQKPAEPVVREKLEESKVEEKPKEPAVEEKSDEPVIEGTLEEPVAKETPEQPMIEEKPQEPEVQEKPKEPTVQEKLEEPTIDEKLEEPARIGEKPEKLAVEGKPEEPAVEVTPKPKIEEKPQESVIEEQSQEPEVKETPEEPVVKETREELAVEKKPEELATEEQVVDQKLEEPTVEVKPEEATVDEKHEEPSVEEKPEESAVENFEEPTVKEKPEEPPVEEEPEDPAVKEIHEELAGKEKLEEPIIEEKPKEPPIEEEPKKQNREETEAATERIDESETHNVEKEEALIEKQAERFVKETAQPCKEVETEIKELKDINAGDESNNNALQKEETTLEELLTSAKEEMAANNFEEGKVVSEIPNQENGQQANLTTEEANDAHGAENVTELSSEEMRVEDCINKVESSDFGFQNHNKYSPDADKLELQNREIDISYILDTPVEKETNGRNSEKISESTEELIHQTSEISEENKAAVDTDTNTLQSCADPHEQLKHQLAELCEEKQARGIADTNTLQRSADHEEPYSAPAQEIIDKSETEDISCADCLEEENSLRTNQEKLKEGENSEVKTDENFDKGDEFQSIMMLKGVEKDDYKQHIKHNTCAVMDTEEQNEDSPAGEQTSEKLEELEKIDIDDNKNINHQSTETNLPEEATESKSECVTMEIKTPIKEEEQEEDLRETTGEDSSNNNTTQVQKEEETTISEPERVSLEPFGSERKTAAGSGEMITCNETNKIHEVRVENAPVAQVGRVPEEKTRGEEEKVTKHFTSLKSVTVSEKEIAMDNMVSNESNTTKQIQEQAAYSLLTLEREETIPTSSTDANGTPKDSITPHMELGAEAKNIQYMQEKCKTSETEQHQENYENKKEVECDSKEVPEESISRETQAKAALSDLVHVSTKETSKIEEDFAEEREGNDREEEGIQKKREVSSSEDPVIVEISRDAAIKVPPKKHQNILSGVGSKVKHSIAKVKKAITGKSSQTKTSSPK